A single Lolium perenne isolate Kyuss_39 chromosome 6, Kyuss_2.0, whole genome shotgun sequence DNA region contains:
- the LOC127307808 gene encoding protein NDL1 translates to MGDSGGSVVSVDVERISFGGKEHHIQTNHGSVSVAVYGDHDKPALITYPDVALNHMSCFQGLLFCPEAASLLLHNFCIYHISPPGHELGAAPISSNTPIPSVDYLADQVADVLDFFGLGSVMCLGATAGAYILTLFAAKYRERVLGLILVSPLCKAPTWAEWFYSKMESNLLYYYGMCGLVKESLLQRYFSKEVRGCSELPESDIVQACRSFLDQRHNMNVWRFVQTMNGRYDLTEELQQLQCRTLIFVGENSEFHAEAVHMTSKLDRRYCALVEVQGCGSLVTEEQPHAMLIPLEYFFMGYGLYRPSQLDSSPRSTLSPFCISPELLSPESMGVKLKPIKTRARLEV, encoded by the exons ATGGGGGACTCCGGCGGCTCCGTCGTGTCGGTCGACGTCGAgcgcatctccttcggcggcaag GAACATCATATACAAACAAATCATGGATCTGTATCTGTTGCAGTGTATGGTGATCATGACAAGCCTGCCCTTATTACTTATCCAGATGTTGCTTTAAATC ATATGTCTTGCTTCCAAGGATTACTGTTCTGCCCTGAAGCTGCTTCACTGCTTCTTCACAATTTTTGCATTTACCATATCAGTCCCCCAGGACATGAG ttgggagctgctccaatttcatCGAATACACCTATACCATCAGTTGATTACTTGGCAGATCAGGTTGCGGATGTTCTTGATTTCTTTGG ATTAGGTTCTGTGATGTGCTTAGGTGCCACTGCGGGTGCTTATATTCTGACCCTCTTTGCA GCAAAGTACAGAGAGCGTGTACTAGGTCTTATACTTGTTTCACCTTTATGTAAAGCTCCCACTTGGGCTGAGTGGTTCTATAGTAAG ATGGAGTCAAATTTGTTGTACTACTATGGGATGTGTGGGTTGGTCAAGGAGAGCTTACTGCAGCGGTACTTCAGCAAG GAAGTACGGGGATGCTCTGAATTGCCCGAATCAGACATAGTGCAGGCATGTAGAAGT TTTCTAGATCAGCGGCATAACATGAACGTGTGGCGATTTGTGCAGACAATGAATGG GAGATATGACTTGACAGAAGAGCTGCAGCAGCTTCAGTGTAGAACCCTGATTTTCGTCGGCGAGAATTCTGAGTTCCATGCAGAAGCCGTTCACATGACATCAAAGCTTGACAGGAGATATTGTGCTTTAGTTGAG GTTCAAGGATGCGGGTCGCTCGTAACGGAGGAGCAACCTCACGCGATGCTTATACCGCTGGAGTACTTCTTCATGGGGTACGGCCTCTACAGGCCAAGCCAGCTCGACAGCAGCCCGCGCAGCACCCTCAGCCCATTTTGCATATCACCAGAGCTCCTTTCACCCGAGAGCATGGGGGTGAAGCTAAAGCCGATCAAGACGCGAGCGAGGCTCGAAGTGTAG
- the LOC139832443 gene encoding uncharacterized protein, whose amino-acid sequence MIAYKRAVDQAGASFAGHVVEWVDKRKNEEADALARIGSKRLQPPPGVVLDILSHPSVRAPRELDIAEPPAPDSALVALASDSVDWTEPYMSYLERQILPMDEAKA is encoded by the coding sequence atgatTGCATACAAGCGCGCCGTCGATCAAGCCGGCGCTAGCTTCGCCGGCCACGTCGTCGAATGGGTCGACAAGCGCAAGAATGAGGAAGCTGATGcgctagccagaatcgggtccaagcgactccaaCCCCCTCCAGGCGTCGTCTTGGatatcctcagccacccctcggtgcgcgcacccCGCGAGCTGGACATTGCTGAACCTCCTGCTCCCGACTCCGCTCTAGTCGCACTCGCTTCCGACAGCGTCGACTGGACCGAGCCATACATGAGCTACCTCGAGCGCCAGATACTGCCTATGGACGAAGCCAAAGCATGA